Proteins found in one Salvelinus alpinus chromosome 11, SLU_Salpinus.1, whole genome shotgun sequence genomic segment:
- the LOC139534813 gene encoding fibrous sheath CABYR-binding protein-like: MEAISETMLDEPVPESVVESTVETPAVEKDPEQAEAMEAISETMLDEPVPESVVESTVETPAVEKDPEQAEAMEAISETMLDEPVPESVVESTVETPAVEKDPEQAEAMEAISETMLDEPVPESVVESAVETPAVDHPESMPEKVTEEQSPPDTTQAESDFQPAVVKEPVIAPPVENESEKPVEAAPEPTPSPDTVQSESTAEEISPAPSAGSEKEEPILEKVLEEEAKPVEPEVIPTPETATQETTVQPDQSPEPVPPAPVVTEEEGKAVVIEEEPSQPPKAEETAPTTPAVTEQQEKPKEPEPQATTVEQPPTEVSSVHTGPVAESSAVETAVETKMPEVAPAPPVKVVENSDSAPEAPNEPVEDCASPKPAELEPVPSQKEEVPPAVEETSPVVAENEQPKEVETVPQTEAVESVAPSPPLITDKVEEKPVEKEAEPIPPAQVEEKPVEKEAEPIQPAQVEEKPVEKEAEPIQPAQEEKKPVEKEAEPIQPAQVEEKPVEEAEPIPPAQVEEKPVEKEAESIPPAQVEEKPVEEAEPIPSAKVEEKPVEKEAESIPPAQVEEKPVEEAEPIPSAKVEEKPVEKEAESIPPAQVEEKPVEEAEPIPPAQVEEKPVEKEAEPIPPAQVEEKPVEKEAEPIPPAQVEEKPVEEAEPIPPAQVEEKPVEKEAEPIPPAQVEEKPVEAVVKKVPEASPAPPAAEPENVSPERDYERTESETVVEPSPEVKADKSVSPYPFEKKVPEQLPEPEPQSAKVDQIPPQEAVEAPAPVVEKKTDETETEAGAERVGQKDENLTSVDTKVEPEPTADNKAEKAQDISTPPVSEAKEQEKVKAEHLERAVEAASLSSAASEPQAPENVSEEKPTQEGKEAGSIAENKQEVSIAESREPTPTVCDEKAVQEKELSKDESEQTPKTDSVSESIQPEKEKVVVSPPVVSEKQEPISVSEVKAVSDRDGGVEDKTTPEQTKTSETVSENVSIAPAPVVEPDTLVPVVGEQDEDKPLNEVKSMPEIQGIIEAELDAVGEVTVICSNSSG; encoded by the coding sequence ATGGAAGCTATATCTGAGACTATGCTGGATGAGCCTGTGCCAGAGAGTGTAGTGGAGAGTACTGTCGAGACCCCGGCAGTGGAGAAAGACCCAGAGCAGGCTGAAGCGATGGAAGCTATATCTGAGACTATGCTGGATGAGCCTGTGCCAGAGAGTGTAGTGGAGAGTACTGTCGAGACCCCGGCAGTGGAGAAAGACCCAGAGCAGGCTGAAGCGATGGAAGCTATATCTGAGACTATGCTGGATGAGCCTGTGCCAGAGAGTGTAGTGGAGAGTACTGTCGAGACCCCGGCAGTGGAGAAAGACCCAGAGCAGGCTGAAGCGATGGAAGCTATATCTGAGACTATGCTGGATGAGCCTGTGCCAGAGAGTGTAGTGGAGAGTGCTGTTGAGACCCCGGCAGTGGATCATCCAGAGAGTATGCCAGAGAAAGTTACAGAAGAACAGTCACCACCCGACACTACTCAGGCAGAATCAGATTTCCAGCCTGCAGTTGTAAAGGAGCCTGTCATTGCTCCCCCTGTAGAGAATGAGTCAGAAAAGCCTGTTGAGGCAGCACCCGAGCCAACTCCAAGCCCAGATACAGTGCAGAGTGAGTCCACAGCAGAGGAGATCTCACCGGCTCCCTCTGCAGGTAGTGAGAAAGAGGAGCCCATCCTAGAGAAGGTTCTTGAAGAGGAAGCTAAGCCGGTAGAGCCAGAGGTGATTCCAACACCTGAAACGGCCACACAGGAAACTACTGTCCAACCTGACCAATCACCAGAGCCTGTACCGCCAGCTCCTGTAGTCACTGAGGAGGAAGGGAAAGCAGTGGTGATTGAGGAAGAACCTAGCCAGCCACCTAAAGCTGAGGAGACAGCTCCTACAACTCCTGCAGTCACAGAGCAGCAGGAGAAACCTAAAGAGCCAGAGCCTCAAGCAACTACTGTTGAACAGCCTCCAACTGAGGTGTCTTCAGTACATACAGGTCCAGTAGCAGAGAGTTCAGCTGTGGAGACGGCTGTGGAGACTAAGATGCCAGAGGTGGCTCCTGCTCCACCAGTTAAGGTTGTAGAGAATTCGGACTCAGCTCCCGAAGCTCCTAATGAGCCGGTAGAGGATTGTGCATCTCCCAAACCAGCAGAGCTAGAGCCTGTGCCTTCACAAAAAGAGGAGGTGCCACCTGCGGTAGAAGAAACTTCCCCTGTAGTTGCTGAGAATGAACAGCCTAAAGAGGTAGAGACCGTTCCACAAACTGAGGCAGTTGAGTCTGtagccccatctcctcctctaatTACTGATAAAGTTGAGGAGAAGCCTGTGGAGAAGGAGGCAGAGCCAATTCCGCCAGCCCAAGTTGAGGAGAAGCCTGTAGAGAAGGAGGCAGAGCCAATTCAGCCAGCCCAAGTTGAGGAGAAGCCTGTAGAGAAGGAGGCAGAGCCAATTCAGCCAGCCCAAGAGGAGAAGAAGCCTGTAGAGAAGGAGGCAGAGCCAATTCAGCCAGCCCAAGTTGAGGAGAAGCCTGTAGAGGAGGCAGAGCCAATTCCGCCAGCCCAAGTTGAGGAGAAGCCTGTAGAGAAGGAGGCAGAGTCAATACCGCCAGCCCAAGTTGAGGAGAAGCCTGTAGAGGAGGCAGAGCCAATACCGTCAGCCAAAGTTGAGGAGAAGCCTGTAGAGAAGGAGGCAGAGTCAATACCGCCAGCCCAAGTTGAGGAGAAGCCTGTAGAGGAGGCAGAGCCAATACCGTCAGCCAAAGTTGAGGAGAAGCCTGTAGAGAAGGAGGCAGAGTCAATACCGCCAGCCCAAGTTGAGGAGAAGCCTGTAGAGGAGGCAGAGCCAATTCCGCCAGCCCAAGTTGAGGAGAAGCCTGTAGAGAAGGAGGCAGAGCCAATACCGCCAGCCCAAGTTGAGGAGAAGCCTGTAGAGAAGGAGGCAGAGCCAATTCCGCCAGCCCAAGTTGAGGAGAAGCCTGTAGAGGAGGCAGAGCCAATTCCGCCAGCCCAAGTTGAGGAGAAGCCTGTAGAGAAGGAGGCAGAGCCAATTCCGCCAGCCCAAGTTGAGGAGAAGCCTGTAGAGGCAGTAGTAAAGAAAGTACCAGAGGCTTCTCCTGCACCTCCTGCTGCTGAACCAGAAAACGTTAGCCCTGAGAGAGATTACGAAAGGACAGAGTCAGAAACAGTGGTTGAACCCAGCCCAGAAGTCAAAGCCGACAAGTCAGTTTCACCATACCCTTTTGAGAAAAAAGTCCCTGAACAGCTCCCAGAACCTGAACCACAATCAGCTAAAGTTGATCAGATCCCACCTCAGGAGGCTGTAGAAGCTCCAGCACCAGTAGTAGAAAAAAAGACAGATGAAACTGAAACTGAGGCTGGAGCAGAACGTGTAGGTCAGAAAGACGAAAATCTGACATCTGTGGATACAAAGGTTGAACCAGAGCCAACAGCAGATAATAAGGCTGAAAAAGCCCAGGATATATCTACTCCCCCTGTTTCTGAAGCTAAAGAGCAAGAAAAGGTCAAAGCAGAGCATTTAGAACGAGCTGTAGAGGCAGCGTCACTATCATCTGCTGCTAGTGAGCCACAAGCCCCTGAGAATGTTTCTGAGGAGAAACCCACACAGGAAGGGAAAGAAGCTGGCAGCATAGCTGAAAATAAACAAGAGGTGTCTATAGCTGAGAGTAGGGAGCCAACTCCTACTGTGTGTGATGAGAAAGCAGTGCAAGAGAAAGAATTATCCAAAGATGAATCCGAGCAAACTCCAAAGACAGACTCTGTGTCTGAGAGCATTCagccagagaaagagaaagtggtTGTGTCACCACCTGTAGTTAGTGAAAAGCAGGAACCTATTTCAGTATCAGAGGTGAAAGCTGTGAGTGACAGAGACGGAGGCGTAGAAGACAAAACAACACCAGAGCAGACTAAAACATCTGAAACTGTATCTGAAAATGTGTCTATTGCCCCAGCCCCTGTAGTAGAACCTGACACCCTAGTCCCTGTAGTTGGTGAACAGGACGAAGACAAACCCCTGAATGAAGTGAAGTCAATGCCTGAAATTCAAGGGATAATAGAGGCTGAACTGGATGCAGTTGGAGAGGTGACTGTAATATGTAGCAACAGTAGTGGCTGA